In the genome of Carassius carassius chromosome 12, fCarCar2.1, whole genome shotgun sequence, the window actgaattacaaaataaatagtttttttttttttttttttacagcgttCCTGCACTTATAGTTAATAAAATGCACACATTGTGTTCTGGGGCTTTTTGAAACCATCTGTGTACATTCTTCATATATTTCTTATGTAAATAAGCTTTGCAGACTGAGTGTGTAATGAAAGTATGATGCTGAGTGTATGTTGAGCGGCATCTCCTCGAGATGACCGTGTACTATTGGTAACAGAAAAGGAGACAGGTGTCAGCTGTCTTTAACAATTGCTTTTTAATGTTAGCAATGTGTTTACATACAGTATAGTGTCAGAATCTCCCAAGATGCCACTGGGAGACAGTGTACATAAATCAGCGAGGAGGTGTATCAGTTGGCATTCATGAATCGCAGGTATCAGTGTAGGCTGATGGTATTTCGTCTCACTCTCTGTGCCCACAGGGTGCAATTGCACGTCTCTCCCAGACCCCGCCAAGAGATGTGGCTGCTGGAAAAGATCCGCTGTTCAGTGGAGGGAAAAGTTCTCCGACAGGGAGACTCGGCTGACAAACAGAGCAAAGCCCCCGCCTACTGCAACGTCCTCACCCCTGACAAGATTCCTGACTTCTTTATTCCACCTAAACTGGTGTGCTGCCCCCCAGAAGAGGAAACGCCGGAGATGAAGCCCAAAAACGGGCTCCATTCTTCCACATCCGACCAGACCATATGCTGCAAGACGCCACAGGGCAGTCTGCGCAGTCCACGCCTCATTAAGAAGCTGGCTGGAGACACCAAGAACTTGCTCAAAGCTGCAAACCGCCACATTATCCAGATTGAAAGCGCAGATGAGTTGGTGGTCGGGGAGGTGGGCGACCTCAACACAAATGCAGACCCCCAGTCCCAAACGGCCATGTCCTTGCCATACGTACCCAAAGCACAAACCTCCTACGGTTTCGCCACGCTCATGGAAAGTCCTCACACGAGGCGTAAAGAGTCCCTCTTCCATAGTGACCCCACAAGTCCGCTCACCTCGCCTAACACCCAACGCAAATCGCAGGGCAACCACTTAAACCCCAGCGACTGTAACACCTCCCATTCCAACCCCTACCGGTACTTCAGTGGGGGAGAAAGTGACACTTGCTCGTCAGCTGAGTCCTCCCCATTCAACTCCCCTCTGTTATCCCGTTCCGCATCCCTCCTCAAGATGTTTACCCACGAAACCCAAGCCAAGGTGTCCAGGGCCAAGCGTTCCTTAGCCCGGCACAGTTCTCTCTCGACAGACGAGTGCAGCTCTGTGGAAACCAGCCCGAACATTCAGAGGCGCTTTCGTTGCCCTCCTTCTCCAGCCTTCCGAGGACGGAAATACGGAGCCAACATGGATCGCTTCACACAGCACACTGTCAACCTCCACAAGGGTGGAACTCTACGCATCTGCACAGACTACGACATTGACGCCACCAGGCTTCATGTCCGTGTCTTGGCGGCCGAGGAGCTCTACGATAAACAGTACGATGTGAAGGCCATCAATTGTTGCGTGGCTTTGTACCTGAACCCGGGAAAGCTCCAGAAACAGCGGAGCACCATTATCAAGAACAGCCGCAACCCCGTCTTCAACGAGGACTTTTACTTTGACTCCCTTCCTGTTGCACAGGTGAAAAACCTTGCCATCAAGATGAAGGTAGTCAACAAGGGCACCAGTCTGAAGAGAGATACTCTACTGGGAGAGAGGGAGGTACCCCTGAAGGAGTTGCTTTCTGGGATCTAGAGGTCAGACTTCATTTCCCACCATGGGGCAAACACACCAATCCAGTCTTCAGCTAACAGAATCAGACAAGGAAATATCCCAGCTCTGATTTTGAGTCCTCAGAGTGGTTGGTCCCTTTGGTTGCAAAACTCTCCAACTAACTGTGTGCAGCTTCCTAACATGTTTACCAGCAGTGAGAGTGTAtggatgtactgtatgtgtgagaACTTCTGTATGTACAGCCCATGAGTATAAAGGCATGCTTTGATTGTATGAGTTCCCAGGTTCATGATTGTTTTGAGATCAATGTCTTCTTGATTCCAGACCCTGCTGGGGTCTCACTGTTGGAGACACCAATAGATAAAAACAGCTCCCCATCCAAATGACGTATCTCGACAACAACAACACATTCTTGTAGACTGACATTTTGAAGTCACTTAAGGCCAGATGCAAATGCatgcttcacttcacttcacttcacttcacttcacttcatcaaccttaaaaatggcgagagtgacaaatacatacatatatatatatttcctcgTATTGCTATAATAACAGTGTTTCACCATATGCCTCTCTAATTCCACTCTTTAGGGTTTCAGACTGTGGCATTTCTCTCAATCTCACTGTAAAACTGGACTTTTGCTCTTTTCTTTTTGAACGCTGAATCTGTGCAGTTAAAAACACCCTTTAGCCTTATTGAGTGACAAGCTCCTCACTTTGAGTGACACGGAACTTCAGAGAGGGAGTGATTTGTGATTGGACAGAACATATGACATCATCATGAATGTCAAGACAATGTGATTTCTGTAAATAGAAGGCTCTTTTAAATCTGCTTCTGAGTAGTTGCACCTGAAGTCACTCTCTATTCCCTATACAATGTTGACTAAATATTGCACAGTTTCGAGAAAGAGTTCAAATACTACAGGCAAGTGCCAAAAATGAACATGGTATTACCACAGTTTTTGGACATGCTTGTGAAAATGCCATGCCATTTTTTGCAGTAACTTGGATTGGCATGGGTTCTTGAGTATGTACTGTAGTATTCTCATAGTTTTGATATTTACCATGGttatttatatgaatatcaaAAGTATTGTAGTATTACAATACCTGATCTGATA includes:
- the LOC132154467 gene encoding C2 calcium-dependent domain-containing protein 4C-like, which gives rise to MWLLEKIRCSVEGKVLRQGDSADKQSKAPAYCNVLTPDKIPDFFIPPKLVCCPPEEETPEMKPKNGLHSSTSDQTICCKTPQGSLRSPRLIKKLAGDTKNLLKAANRHIIQIESADELVVGEVGDLNTNADPQSQTAMSLPYVPKAQTSYGFATLMESPHTRRKESLFHSDPTSPLTSPNTQRKSQGNHLNPSDCNTSHSNPYRYFSGGESDTCSSAESSPFNSPLLSRSASLLKMFTHETQAKVSRAKRSLARHSSLSTDECSSVETSPNIQRRFRCPPSPAFRGRKYGANMDRFTQHTVNLHKGGTLRICTDYDIDATRLHVRVLAAEELYDKQYDVKAINCCVALYLNPGKLQKQRSTIIKNSRNPVFNEDFYFDSLPVAQVKNLAIKMKVVNKGTSLKRDTLLGEREVPLKELLSGI